A stretch of the Haloarchaeobius salinus genome encodes the following:
- a CDS encoding glucose-1-phosphate thymidylyltransferase: MKGLILSGGRGTRLRPITHTGPKQLVPVANKPVIQYAIEDLHEAGVTDIGVVLGNVGREAIQEFLGDGSQFGVDITYIVQGNPLGLAHAVGCAEEFVDGDDFVMYLGDNILNDGITELVDSFRDGDYAAGLALQHVDNPSQFGIATVDDDGDITSLVEKPDDPPSDLAIIGVYVFSPAIFDAVAAIEPSARGELEITDAIHLLLEEGGAIDSHVVQGWWKDTGKPEDILSANRLVLDDIDASRDGTIEDGAEVVGQVDMHETAVIESGAVVRGPTSLAADVTVESGTYVGPYTSVGEQSRLANVQISNSVVIGDSDITTDEAIVDSLLGRGTTIGSSAEMLPEGRRLVVGENSKLRL; the protein is encoded by the coding sequence ATGAAGGGGCTGATACTCTCCGGCGGCCGCGGAACGCGCCTGCGCCCCATCACGCACACCGGCCCGAAGCAGCTCGTCCCGGTCGCGAACAAACCGGTCATCCAGTACGCCATCGAGGACCTCCATGAAGCCGGCGTCACAGACATCGGCGTCGTTCTCGGCAACGTCGGCCGCGAGGCCATACAGGAGTTCCTCGGGGACGGCAGCCAGTTCGGCGTCGACATCACCTACATCGTGCAGGGCAACCCGCTCGGACTCGCCCACGCCGTCGGCTGCGCCGAGGAGTTCGTCGACGGCGACGACTTCGTGATGTACCTCGGCGACAACATCCTCAACGACGGCATCACAGAACTCGTCGACAGCTTCCGCGACGGCGACTACGCCGCCGGGCTGGCGCTCCAGCATGTCGACAACCCCAGCCAGTTCGGCATCGCCACCGTCGACGACGACGGCGACATCACGTCGCTCGTCGAGAAGCCCGACGACCCGCCGAGCGACCTCGCCATCATCGGCGTCTACGTCTTCTCGCCGGCCATCTTCGACGCAGTCGCGGCCATCGAACCGTCCGCCCGTGGCGAACTCGAAATCACTGACGCTATCCACCTCCTGCTCGAAGAGGGTGGAGCTATCGACTCCCACGTCGTCCAGGGCTGGTGGAAGGACACCGGCAAGCCCGAGGACATCCTCTCGGCGAACCGGCTCGTCCTCGACGACATCGACGCTTCGCGTGACGGCACCATCGAGGACGGCGCAGAGGTCGTCGGACAGGTCGACATGCACGAGACGGCGGTCATCGAGTCGGGTGCGGTCGTCCGGGGTCCGACCAGCCTCGCCGCCGACGTGACCGTCGAGTCCGGCACCTACGTCGGTCCCTACACCTCCGTCGGCGAGCAAAGCCGGCTCGCCAACGTCCAGATCAGCAACAGCGTCGTCATCGGGGACAGCGACATCACCACGGACGAGGCCATCGTCGACAGCCTGCTCGGCCGTGGCACGACCATCGGCTCCTCGGCCGAGATGCTCCCGGAGGGCCGTCGCCTCGTCGTCGGCGAGAACTCGAAGCTCCGACTATGA
- the rfbB gene encoding dTDP-glucose 4,6-dehydratase, which translates to MRLLVTGGAGFIGSNFVHHCIEETDHEVVTLDALTYAGDRRNLEGVLDHERHRFVEGDVRDTELVDELVAEVDAVVNFAAESHVDRSIDGAAEFVDTNVGGTQTLLAASTEHGVDRFLQVSTDEVYGHILEGEFDEDDCLDPRNPYAATKAGADLLCRSYERTHDLPVVIVRSSNNYGPRQHREKLIPKFIELAADGEDLPVYGDGTNVREWTYVEDTCRAFELVLREGGVGEIYNVGSGEERQNIEITRTIVDLVGADEDQITFVEDRPGHDQRYALNTEKVEALGWEPEWSFDEGIEATVEYYLG; encoded by the coding sequence ATGCGGCTACTGGTCACCGGCGGCGCGGGGTTCATCGGGTCGAACTTCGTCCATCACTGCATCGAGGAGACGGACCACGAGGTGGTCACGCTCGACGCGCTCACGTACGCGGGAGACAGGCGTAATCTCGAGGGCGTGCTCGACCACGAGCGCCACCGCTTCGTCGAGGGCGACGTACGCGACACGGAGCTGGTCGACGAACTCGTGGCGGAGGTCGACGCGGTGGTCAACTTCGCCGCGGAATCGCACGTCGACCGGTCCATCGACGGCGCGGCGGAATTCGTGGACACGAACGTGGGCGGGACACAGACCCTGCTCGCGGCGTCGACCGAACACGGCGTCGATCGGTTCCTCCAGGTGTCGACCGACGAGGTGTACGGACACATCCTCGAGGGCGAGTTCGACGAGGACGACTGCCTCGACCCGCGGAACCCCTACGCGGCGACGAAGGCCGGCGCGGACCTGCTCTGCCGGAGCTACGAGCGCACGCACGACCTGCCGGTCGTCATCGTGCGCTCCTCGAACAACTACGGCCCGCGCCAGCACAGGGAGAAGCTCATCCCGAAGTTCATCGAACTCGCCGCCGACGGGGAGGACCTGCCGGTGTACGGCGACGGGACGAACGTCCGCGAGTGGACCTACGTCGAGGACACCTGCCGGGCGTTCGAGCTGGTCCTGCGCGAGGGCGGAGTCGGCGAGATATACAACGTCGGCAGCGGCGAGGAGCGCCAGAACATCGAGATCACGCGGACCATCGTCGACCTCGTCGGCGCGGACGAGGACCAGATAACCTTCGTCGAGGACCGCCCGGGCCACGACCAGCGATACGCCCTGAACACCGAGAAGGTAGAGGCACTCGGCTGGGAGCCGGAGTGGTCGTTCGACGAGGGTATCGAAGCGACGGTCGAGTACTATCTGGGCTGA
- a CDS encoding glycosyltransferase family 4 protein, producing MGDDGRTVILLGDYDGDYYREVSLRDGLRSQGVRVHECRYRAAPLFIGPKKLALLPVFYFRIWRGIRQIRRETGDDVDAIVLTKFNPLILPIAALLAWRLGATLVYDLFVSLSRTVEMHGYADWKAKVVYWIEYLALRLPDHNLTETDAFADLYSNLYDIPREKLLGVPIGADDTWFHPDNDEGAFDDFTVVYWGNFLPHHGLDTVVDAAGQLQDEGVRFELYGEGPEDERVRRAIDERGLDNVAIHGRVPWEELSVAAAGGDVALGIFADDPRSDASITNKVTEGVAAGTAVVTMDASGIREWFEHGEDIYLVPPTDGEALAEAVRTLRDDPELRERIGAAGRETYEEVFSVERIGRTIVTYLGWEPAA from the coding sequence ATGGGCGACGACGGCCGGACGGTCATCCTGCTGGGCGACTACGACGGCGACTACTACCGCGAGGTGTCGCTGCGCGACGGCCTCCGCTCGCAGGGGGTCCGAGTCCACGAGTGTCGCTACCGGGCGGCCCCGCTGTTCATCGGGCCGAAGAAACTCGCGCTGCTGCCGGTGTTCTACTTCCGCATCTGGAGAGGCATCCGACAGATTCGACGGGAGACGGGTGACGATGTCGACGCCATCGTGCTCACGAAGTTCAACCCGCTCATCCTGCCCATCGCGGCACTGCTGGCCTGGCGGCTCGGGGCGACGCTTGTCTACGACCTGTTCGTCTCGCTCTCCCGGACGGTGGAGATGCACGGCTACGCCGACTGGAAGGCGAAGGTTGTCTACTGGATCGAGTACCTCGCCCTCCGGTTGCCGGACCACAACCTAACCGAGACCGACGCCTTCGCCGACCTCTATAGCAATTTGTACGATATTCCACGTGAGAAGCTGCTAGGGGTGCCAATCGGGGCCGACGACACCTGGTTCCACCCGGACAATGACGAAGGAGCTTTCGACGACTTCACCGTCGTTTACTGGGGCAACTTTCTGCCCCACCACGGGCTAGATACAGTTGTCGACGCTGCCGGGCAGCTTCAGGACGAGGGCGTCCGCTTCGAGCTCTACGGCGAGGGACCCGAGGACGAGCGCGTCCGGCGAGCCATCGACGAACGTGGGCTCGACAACGTCGCCATCCACGGTAGAGTTCCCTGGGAGGAACTCTCGGTCGCGGCAGCTGGTGGTGACGTGGCGTTGGGCATCTTCGCCGACGACCCGCGCTCTGACGCGAGCATCACGAACAAGGTGACCGAGGGTGTCGCCGCCGGCACCGCGGTCGTGACGATGGACGCCAGCGGCATCCGCGAGTGGTTCGAGCACGGTGAGGACATCTACCTCGTCCCGCCCACCGACGGCGAGGCGCTCGCCGAAGCGGTTCGGACGCTGCGGGACGACCCCGAACTCCGCGAACGAATCGGCGCTGCAGGGCGGGAGACGTACGAGGAGGTGTTCTCCGTCGAGCGGATCGGTCGGACCATCGTTACGTACCTGGGCTGGGAGCCGGCCGCGTAG
- a CDS encoding methionyl-tRNA formyltransferase: MSCSVLFLGNKERGTLCLEALLDSRHEIVAVVAPPADSTEDWYRSPVPVAEEHGIPVHRPADVNDPEVVRTLADHEPDLTVMAGYSQILGSEVLNVAPEGTLNLHGGKLPSYRGASTLNWMLINGEEEGGIAVLFADEGIDTGDIVAQERFDIAEEDTIVDVVERTNELFPGMLVDAVDAIDDGTVKRTPQSHGEGTYWHSRRPRDGEIDWQHMTARNVHDLVRSLAGPYPSAYTHHDEAKLEITETSVPDEDVRGIPGRVARTRGQGVLVVAADRAVLVEHVQPEGGEEQPAREYFSGVGVDLG, from the coding sequence ATGAGCTGCTCCGTCCTGTTCCTCGGGAACAAGGAACGGGGGACGCTGTGTCTGGAAGCACTGCTCGACTCCCGCCACGAGATCGTGGCCGTCGTCGCACCGCCGGCCGACAGTACCGAGGACTGGTATCGCTCGCCGGTCCCGGTCGCCGAGGAGCACGGCATCCCGGTCCACCGGCCAGCGGACGTGAACGACCCCGAGGTCGTCCGGACGCTCGCCGACCACGAACCGGACCTGACCGTAATGGCTGGCTACAGCCAGATCCTCGGCTCCGAGGTCCTGAACGTCGCCCCCGAGGGAACGCTGAACCTCCATGGCGGGAAACTGCCGTCGTACCGGGGCGCCTCGACGCTCAACTGGATGCTCATCAACGGGGAGGAGGAGGGCGGCATCGCTGTCCTGTTCGCCGACGAGGGAATCGACACCGGCGACATCGTTGCTCAGGAGCGGTTCGACATCGCCGAAGAGGACACCATCGTCGACGTGGTCGAACGCACGAACGAGCTGTTCCCGGGGATGCTCGTCGACGCGGTCGACGCCATTGACGACGGGACCGTCAAACGGACACCACAGTCCCACGGGGAGGGGACCTACTGGCACAGCCGCCGGCCGCGCGACGGTGAGATCGACTGGCAGCACATGACCGCACGCAACGTCCACGACCTCGTCCGGTCGCTCGCCGGCCCCTATCCGAGTGCGTACACCCACCACGACGAGGCGAAACTCGAAATCACGGAGACGAGCGTGCCCGACGAGGACGTACGGGGGATTCCGGGCCGGGTCGCCCGCACGCGAGGACAGGGTGTGCTCGTCGTCGCCGCGGACCGCGCGGTGCTGGTCGAGCACGTCCAGCCCGAGGGCGGGGAGGAACAGCCCGCACGCGAGTACTTCTCCGGCGTCGGCGTGGATCTGGGATGA
- a CDS encoding DegT/DnrJ/EryC1/StrS family aminotransferase, which produces MEVPLCDPDIRDAEVDAVEEVLRSGWLAHGPKNDEFEEAFADYVGAEHAVSLNSCTSALHLAVEANDITGEVILPSFTWVASANAIVTGGAEPVFVDIDRETRNIDPDAVEEAITDETEAIMVVHYGGLACDMDRIMAIADEHDLHVIEDSAETIGGTYDGQVAGTFATGCYSFYPTKNITTAEGGVLTTDDEELAEEVRTLLGHGVPSTTFDREDADKSWFRAATKAGYNFRMSNVHAALGVEQMERLDEMNAARQEHAAYFDETLADVDGIETPTVPDGREHVYQMYTVLTGAGIDRGKLLERMNDAGVGASAHFYPPVHEQPRYEGPEYQRHDLSTTEQVARDIVTLPMYPTMTAEEREYVVETLVNTLDDLR; this is translated from the coding sequence ATGGAAGTTCCGCTGTGTGACCCCGATATTCGCGACGCAGAGGTAGACGCCGTCGAGGAGGTCCTCCGGTCGGGTTGGCTCGCCCACGGCCCGAAGAACGACGAGTTCGAGGAGGCGTTCGCCGACTACGTCGGTGCCGAGCACGCCGTCTCCCTGAACTCCTGTACGTCCGCGCTGCACCTCGCCGTCGAGGCGAACGACATCACCGGCGAGGTCATCCTGCCGAGCTTCACGTGGGTCGCGTCCGCCAACGCCATCGTCACCGGCGGGGCCGAGCCCGTCTTCGTCGACATCGACCGCGAGACGCGCAACATCGATCCCGACGCGGTCGAGGAAGCCATCACCGACGAGACGGAGGCCATCATGGTGGTCCACTACGGCGGGCTGGCCTGCGACATGGACCGCATCATGGCCATCGCTGACGAGCACGACCTCCACGTCATCGAGGACTCCGCCGAGACTATCGGGGGGACCTACGACGGTCAGGTTGCTGGTACGTTCGCGACGGGCTGCTACTCGTTCTATCCGACGAAGAACATCACCACCGCCGAAGGAGGCGTCCTCACTACCGACGACGAGGAGCTCGCCGAGGAGGTTCGCACACTGCTCGGCCACGGCGTGCCCTCGACGACGTTCGACCGCGAGGACGCCGACAAGTCGTGGTTCCGTGCTGCGACGAAGGCGGGCTACAACTTCCGGATGAGCAACGTCCACGCCGCCCTCGGCGTCGAGCAGATGGAGCGTCTCGACGAGATGAACGCGGCCCGTCAGGAGCACGCCGCGTACTTCGACGAGACACTCGCCGACGTCGACGGCATCGAGACGCCGACCGTCCCCGACGGCCGCGAGCACGTCTACCAGATGTACACCGTGCTGACCGGTGCGGGAATCGACCGCGGTAAGCTGCTCGAACGCATGAACGACGCCGGCGTCGGTGCGTCGGCGCACTTCTACCCGCCGGTGCACGAGCAGCCCAGGTACGAGGGTCCGGAGTACCAGCGCCACGACCTCTCGACGACCGAGCAGGTCGCCCGCGACATCGTGACCCTGCCGATGTACCCGACGATGACTGCCGAGGAGCGCGAGTACGTCGTCGAGACGCTCGTCAACACCCTCGACGACCTCCGATGA
- a CDS encoding NAD-dependent epimerase/dehydratase family protein, with protein sequence MKLLVTGGAGFVGSHLLGRLVDAGHDVVSFDAYESYLSPSSRQYRPYLDHRMEGLEDEVEFLEGDTRNPIEVAKTVERVQPDRIAHLAHLPITGTCEDHPEAAVDSIVQGTVNLLEAAKATDSVERFLYTSSSMVYGEFQYRPADEEHPRNPKGVYGGAKHAGETLTRSFCRNSDLDFTVVRPSAVYGPTDVNRRVSQIFVERALRGEPLALHDGGQQVLDFTYVEDTAQGFDLALTEDAAANETYNVTYGEGRTVKELAEVIAEYVDGVETETKPVGDFRPKRGALDNSKAREDLDFEPRFSLEEGMERYVEFVRSVGVVE encoded by the coding sequence ATGAAACTGCTCGTGACGGGTGGGGCCGGGTTCGTCGGCTCCCACCTCCTCGGCCGCCTCGTCGACGCCGGCCACGACGTCGTCTCGTTCGACGCCTACGAGAGCTACCTCTCGCCGTCCTCGCGCCAGTACCGACCGTACCTCGACCACCGCATGGAGGGACTCGAGGACGAGGTCGAGTTCCTCGAGGGCGACACCCGCAACCCCATCGAGGTGGCGAAGACGGTCGAGCGCGTCCAGCCCGACCGGATTGCCCACCTTGCACACCTCCCCATCACGGGTACCTGCGAGGACCACCCCGAGGCGGCTGTCGACTCCATCGTGCAGGGTACCGTCAATCTGCTCGAGGCAGCGAAGGCGACCGACTCAGTCGAGCGATTCCTCTACACCTCCTCCAGCATGGTGTACGGCGAGTTCCAGTACCGTCCTGCTGATGAGGAACATCCCCGAAATCCGAAGGGCGTCTACGGTGGCGCGAAGCACGCCGGTGAGACACTCACCCGCTCGTTCTGCCGGAACAGCGACCTCGACTTCACCGTCGTCCGACCCTCCGCCGTTTACGGCCCGACCGACGTGAACCGTCGCGTCTCGCAGATATTCGTCGAGCGTGCGCTCCGCGGCGAACCCCTCGCACTCCACGACGGCGGCCAGCAGGTACTCGATTTCACCTACGTAGAGGACACCGCACAGGGGTTCGACCTCGCACTCACCGAGGACGCCGCCGCCAACGAGACGTACAACGTCACCTACGGCGAGGGCCGGACGGTGAAGGAACTCGCCGAAGTCATCGCGGAGTACGTCGACGGCGTCGAGACGGAGACGAAGCCCGTTGGCGACTTCCGGCCAAAACGTGGCGCGCTGGACAACTCGAAGGCTCGTGAGGACCTGGACTTCGAGCCGCGGTTCTCGCTGGAGGAGGGGATGGAGCGCTACGTCGAGTTCGTCCGGTCGGTCGGCGTCGTCGAGTAG
- a CDS encoding glycosyltransferase family 2 protein, with amino-acid sequence MAENPTVTAVVRTYERPDLVQRAIDSVLAQTYDDYELLVVDDHSEDRTPEVVEPYTEEHDHVRYIRHEENKGPGPTFNTALQVAEGEYIAYLDDDDEWLPEKLEAQVDRMETAGEEYGLCTGVVEHVDMDTGETFKTFRPTCEGDVYMDLLRHGSGSVLGMPSAIMLRMSAMDDVGEFDDLPRGSGQDLYRRLTKEYKVTHVDVPCLRYYVHDDRITTHASTEDVQKDIYARETKLERFGDDFRTIPEGYARELETLGSLYLYVGEKERAYELFRQAREVDGWSATLALRYALSVPSLSLYQFFFTPGFRFRKQLDRLGQLLGR; translated from the coding sequence ATGGCAGAGAACCCGACCGTCACGGCAGTCGTCCGAACGTACGAACGACCCGACCTCGTCCAGCGGGCGATCGACAGCGTCCTCGCCCAGACGTACGACGACTACGAGCTGCTGGTCGTCGACGACCACTCCGAGGACCGTACCCCGGAGGTGGTCGAGCCCTATACCGAGGAGCACGACCACGTCCGGTACATCCGCCACGAGGAGAACAAGGGGCCGGGGCCGACGTTCAACACCGCGCTCCAGGTTGCCGAGGGCGAGTACATCGCCTACCTGGACGACGACGACGAGTGGCTCCCGGAGAAGCTCGAGGCACAGGTCGACCGCATGGAGACCGCAGGCGAAGAGTACGGCCTCTGCACCGGCGTCGTCGAGCACGTCGACATGGACACCGGGGAGACGTTCAAGACGTTCCGTCCGACCTGCGAGGGCGACGTGTACATGGACCTCCTCCGCCACGGCTCGGGCTCGGTGCTCGGGATGCCCTCGGCCATCATGCTCCGCATGAGCGCGATGGACGACGTCGGGGAGTTCGACGACCTGCCCCGTGGGAGCGGCCAGGACCTCTACCGGCGACTGACGAAGGAGTACAAGGTCACCCACGTCGACGTGCCCTGCCTGCGCTACTACGTCCACGACGACCGCATCACCACCCACGCCTCGACCGAGGACGTACAGAAGGACATCTACGCCCGGGAGACCAAGCTCGAACGCTTCGGCGACGACTTCCGGACGATCCCCGAGGGCTACGCCCGCGAGCTGGAGACGCTCGGCAGCCTCTACCTCTACGTCGGAGAGAAGGAGCGCGCCTACGAGCTGTTCCGGCAGGCCCGCGAGGTCGACGGCTGGAGCGCCACGCTCGCGCTCCGGTACGCGCTCTCGGTCCCGAGTCTCAGCCTGTACCAGTTCTTCTTCACGCCCGGCTTCCGTTTCCGAAAACAGCTCGACAGGCTCGGTCAGCTGCTCGGGCGGTAG
- a CDS encoding sulfatase-like hydrolase/transferase, giving the protein MPRNVLFLVLDCLRTDAVTPETAPTLSTLAAENPSFESAIAPANWSLPSHASIFTGEYAHEHHVYHRRHEMDALPLVDAMGDRGYRTVGVTSNIYFSRGQGFETGFDEFYETRRPLNPHGLNPFSAVRDREPLEGPGARTYLQVLGDALRDDRPVASLGNYLRAVAIELDRRYDYKRRLPGFDADDYGFLTEGSDRSESILVDLFDRSAGDAQPFFAFANFMDTHYPYEPVQEYLDAVTDGEYSVGDVRDLDPDVAQSWVFLDEHYGGTLDEDDLDLVRAAYRAEVRCVDDRISRLLDALERNGLREETLVVVTSDHGEVLGETDLRGERSMGHLDSLSEHLRTVPLVLSNPVLDGGTVERPVPLHGLTNRLLDEGTDWLDSDGSVGELLAVDGEPVFFELPANPFHESSYDNYEHVPDWYAVREAKTHTVLGIDDGWFVAAQSDGTVTAWEGETERDVDDAPAALVAATEDAVAAFPGENTADDGQMSGDLQQQLEDLGYM; this is encoded by the coding sequence GTGCCACGAAACGTCCTTTTTCTCGTTCTCGACTGTCTGCGAACCGACGCCGTCACCCCGGAGACCGCGCCGACGCTCTCGACGCTCGCCGCCGAGAACCCGAGCTTCGAGTCGGCCATCGCGCCGGCGAACTGGTCGCTTCCCTCCCACGCCTCCATCTTCACCGGCGAGTACGCCCACGAGCACCACGTCTACCATCGCCGGCACGAGATGGACGCCTTGCCGCTCGTCGACGCGATGGGCGACCGGGGCTACCGGACGGTGGGCGTCACCTCGAACATCTACTTCTCCCGCGGGCAGGGCTTCGAAACGGGGTTCGACGAGTTCTACGAGACACGCCGCCCGCTGAACCCGCACGGGCTGAACCCATTCTCGGCGGTCCGGGACCGTGAACCGCTCGAAGGCCCTGGGGCACGGACGTACCTCCAGGTACTCGGCGACGCGCTCCGAGACGACCGCCCCGTCGCCAGCCTCGGCAACTACCTCAGGGCGGTGGCCATCGAACTCGACCGGCGATACGACTACAAGCGTCGGCTACCGGGGTTCGACGCCGACGACTACGGCTTTCTCACCGAGGGTTCGGACCGGTCGGAGTCGATACTCGTCGACCTGTTCGACCGCAGTGCGGGCGACGCACAGCCGTTCTTCGCGTTCGCGAACTTCATGGACACACACTACCCGTACGAGCCCGTCCAGGAGTACCTCGACGCCGTGACCGACGGCGAGTACTCCGTCGGGGATGTCAGGGACCTCGACCCCGATGTCGCCCAGAGCTGGGTGTTCCTCGACGAGCACTACGGCGGGACGCTCGACGAGGACGACCTCGACCTCGTCCGGGCCGCCTACCGCGCCGAGGTCCGGTGCGTCGACGACCGCATCTCGCGGCTGCTCGACGCGCTCGAACGCAACGGGCTCCGCGAGGAGACGCTCGTCGTCGTCACTTCCGACCACGGTGAGGTGCTCGGCGAGACGGACCTCCGGGGCGAGCGATCGATGGGCCACCTCGACTCGCTGAGCGAACACCTCCGGACCGTCCCGCTCGTCCTGTCGAACCCTGTCCTCGACGGCGGGACGGTCGAACGACCGGTGCCGCTCCACGGGCTCACGAACCGCCTGCTCGACGAGGGGACCGACTGGCTCGACTCCGACGGGTCGGTCGGTGAGTTGCTCGCCGTCGACGGCGAGCCGGTGTTCTTCGAACTGCCGGCGAACCCGTTCCACGAGTCGTCGTACGACAACTACGAGCACGTCCCTGACTGGTACGCGGTGCGGGAGGCGAAAACCCACACCGTCCTCGGGATCGACGACGGCTGGTTCGTCGCCGCCCAGTCCGACGGCACCGTCACGGCGTGGGAAGGCGAGACCGAGCGTGATGTCGACGACGCACCGGCAGCGCTCGTCGCCGCGACCGAGGACGCGGTAGCGGCGTTCCCCGGTGAGAACACGGCCGACGACGGCCAGATGTCGGGCGACCTCCAGCAGCAGCTGGAGGACCTGGGCTACATGTGA
- a CDS encoding glycosyltransferase family 2 protein, whose translation MESTGDVTVVVPTYDRQELLERALDSVRNQTVRPERVVVVDDASPDPVKSFVDDLYDADELTVDVVRHDENRGAAAARNTGVEAADTEYVAFLDSDDYWDEVKLAAQLAVFETDDVGLVYCDQYVVEPDGAVQKSGKELPDGDVWPPLLDGWTAPNTSTLVFDRDTFRDLGGFDTSLDSCQDHDLWMRLAREGVRVGVVEEPLSYFARDADDRISHDYPARMDGVDTFLEKWHGPIAEAQSERAFQRFAADYRAMAALPIAYGALLQRDLGTFVEVVRRYLLFNRSTYRLALGSLPTLLRRLVR comes from the coding sequence ATGGAGTCGACTGGCGACGTGACCGTCGTCGTACCGACGTACGACCGTCAGGAACTACTGGAGCGGGCGCTGGACTCGGTGCGGAACCAGACGGTCCGACCGGAGCGGGTCGTCGTCGTCGACGACGCCTCCCCCGACCCGGTCAAGTCGTTCGTCGACGACCTGTACGACGCCGACGAGCTTACCGTCGACGTCGTCCGGCACGATGAGAACCGTGGCGCCGCCGCCGCCCGGAACACGGGTGTCGAGGCCGCCGACACCGAGTACGTCGCGTTCCTCGACTCGGACGACTACTGGGACGAGGTGAAGCTTGCGGCCCAGCTCGCGGTGTTCGAGACGGACGACGTTGGACTCGTCTACTGCGACCAGTACGTCGTCGAACCGGACGGTGCAGTCCAGAAGTCGGGCAAGGAGCTCCCGGACGGCGACGTCTGGCCCCCGCTGCTCGACGGCTGGACCGCCCCGAACACGTCGACGCTCGTCTTCGACCGGGACACGTTCCGCGACCTCGGCGGATTCGACACGAGCCTCGACAGCTGCCAGGATCACGACCTCTGGATGCGCCTCGCCCGCGAGGGTGTCCGCGTCGGCGTCGTCGAGGAGCCGCTGTCGTACTTCGCCCGTGACGCCGACGACCGCATCTCCCACGATTACCCCGCCCGGATGGACGGCGTCGACACGTTCCTCGAGAAGTGGCACGGGCCGATCGCCGAGGCCCAGTCGGAGCGGGCGTTCCAGCGCTTCGCGGCCGATTACCGTGCGATGGCCGCACTCCCCATCGCCTACGGGGCCTTGCTCCAGCGCGACCTCGGGACGTTCGTCGAGGTCGTCCGCAGGTACCTCCTGTTCAACCGGTCGACCTACCGGCTCGCGCTCGGGTCGCTGCCGACACTACTCCGCCGACTCGTCCGATGA
- a CDS encoding FkbM family methyltransferase gives MLPAVKQLFARTLPRLYTPRVKRVSKQLGLHGVFVSLYIKLLTAFTSLGYRFSSDTGILRVGGIEAEFHVDSRIEYDRVTTMIGEEAVLEAFVETVQHDDVVWDIGANVGTYAVVGALAAPDGTVVAFEPHPDNARRIDENAALNDIENVQVERVALGDSDGTAHLHLHGDQSGGGQHSLVDEAEDAVEVDTARGASFVADGGPAPNVLKIDVEGAELGVLDGMPELLATDHCRVLFVEVHHEHGVSNDAVEGRLHAAGFETTAIEERGGTTFLRATKQDAVDTSSPIPVADSSDESAE, from the coding sequence ATGCTCCCGGCGGTCAAGCAACTGTTCGCGCGGACCCTCCCCCGGCTGTACACACCGCGAGTGAAACGCGTCAGCAAGCAGCTCGGCCTCCACGGGGTCTTCGTCTCCCTCTACATCAAGCTCCTCACGGCGTTCACCTCGCTCGGCTACCGGTTCTCGTCCGACACCGGGATCTTGCGTGTCGGAGGAATCGAGGCGGAGTTCCACGTCGACAGTCGCATCGAGTACGACCGCGTGACGACAATGATCGGAGAGGAGGCCGTCCTCGAGGCGTTCGTCGAGACCGTCCAGCACGACGACGTGGTCTGGGACATCGGCGCCAACGTCGGGACCTACGCGGTCGTCGGCGCGCTCGCCGCACCCGACGGGACGGTCGTCGCGTTCGAGCCACACCCGGACAACGCCCGGCGAATCGACGAGAACGCCGCCCTCAACGACATCGAGAACGTGCAGGTCGAACGGGTGGCGCTGGGGGACAGCGACGGCACCGCGCACCTCCATCTTCACGGTGACCAGTCCGGCGGTGGCCAGCACAGCCTCGTCGACGAGGCCGAGGACGCCGTCGAGGTCGACACCGCCCGTGGTGCCTCCTTCGTGGCCGACGGCGGTCCGGCACCGAACGTGCTCAAGATCGACGTCGAGGGCGCCGAACTGGGCGTGCTCGACGGGATGCCGGAGCTGCTCGCCACCGACCACTGTCGCGTCCTCTTCGTCGAGGTCCACCACGAACACGGCGTCTCGAACGACGCGGTGGAAGGACGGCTACACGCCGCTGGCTTCGAGACGACGGCCATCGAGGAACGGGGTGGGACGACGTTCCTCCGCGCGACCAAACAGGACGCGGTGGACACGTCCAGCCCGATCCCAGTCGCCGACTCATCGGACGAGTCGGCGGAGTAG